The sequence below is a genomic window from Candidatus Dependentiae bacterium.
TTGGGAGTAACTTCAAAAAAATATTATTTTTTACTCACCTTACGCAAATTTATTTATTTTTTCACTTAGATTATTATCACATACTATTTGAAAACTGTGTGATAATAATTTTAAAAAAAGTTTCTTCGAAAATAAGTTATTAAATCTGTGAGTGCGTAAGTTGAATAAAATATTTTACTGTCCAAATGCATTTTCAATATACATGAGTTCCATCTGTTCGTTTTGATCTATCTGTACAAGTGCTGCATCAAAGCGGCAAACTTTATCAATAATTCTATTTTTTGCTATATATTCACGAGCAACAAGGATTATTTTTTTTTGTTTAGTGCGTGAAATACTTGCTTGAATGGGGACGGGGCTTGAACGGCGCAATTTCACTTCCACAAATGCAAAGATATCATCTTTTTGTGCAATGATATCAATTTCTCCATATAACTTTTGATAATTGCGTTCAACAATAGCAAAGCCTTGATATTTTAGATGCTGAGCGACAAATGCTTCTGCTTTGTTGCCAAAGGTTCGTTTATTCATTATGTTTTGTTTGTGATTTGAATGTAAAGTAATATTAAAAATGTAGCAAATTGAAATAGATTTGTCTAAAATTGTTGAACAGAAGGCGATATTGTTTTTTATACAAAGGGAAAACATATGAGATTTTATGGATTAGTTTTTTTGTCGTTGATGAGAGTCTTTCAACTTTCAGCATTAATTGTTGAAAGCGATCAACTTGCAGATGTGCGCAAGTATCTTACCCCGGGTTGTTTATTGATGTTTGACATTGACAATACCTTAGCTCATCCGATCGGTTTAATTGGTAGTGATGAATGGTTTGTGCATATGATTGAGCAACAAAAAGGGCAGGGGAAAGATTTTATACAGGCATTGAATAATGTTTTGCCCATTTATTATGAGGTGCAACTAAAAGTGCCATTGCAATTGATTGAACAGTCAACACCACAATTATTAATTGAATTGCAAAAAGAGGGTGTAGATGTTATTGCATTAACTGCACGTTCCTTGCCTCTTGTTAACCGCACTATCGAACAATTGTCAGCAATAGATATTGATTTTTCTCATAATCATATTGGTCCTGTTTTTGTATTGCGGAATGCTCCACATCTTTATATGTATAAACGAGGGATTCTTTTCTCCGGAGATAATAATAAAGGTGAGGCATTGATGGATTTCTTAGCTTATTGTGATATGAAGCCGGAAAAAATTATTTTTGTCGATGATAAGTTGCATAACCTGCACAAGGTCGAGGCTGTTGTTGAGCAACAGGATATTCCTTTTGTAGGAATTCGTTATTGTAGGTTGGACGAGCATGTGCAAAATTTTGATGAACAATTGGCTGATAATGAGCTGCATGCATTTCATCATATATAAAAAGATATGATGAAAATGCCCTTGATGTAAAATCGGGAATCTGATTCCTGATTTTACATCAATACTTGTAATTGGCGATTGAATCAATGTGTTGTTATAAATGTGTAAATATAGGATTCCAATTCCTTATTGTGGAAAAAAATGATTTATAGGGATATAACAATTGCATTACAAAAAGCAGCAAAGCATTTTAGGGCGGTTGCCGTTTTAGGGCCAAGGCAGTCTGGTAAAAAAACTTTAGTGCAACAGGTATTTGCGCATCATAGGTATATTTCATTTGAAGATTTGGATATACGGGAGCGAGCGA
It includes:
- a CDS encoding DUF2608 domain-containing protein; the encoded protein is MRFYGLVFLSLMRVFQLSALIVESDQLADVRKYLTPGCLLMFDIDNTLAHPIGLIGSDEWFVHMIEQQKGQGKDFIQALNNVLPIYYEVQLKVPLQLIEQSTPQLLIELQKEGVDVIALTARSLPLVNRTIEQLSAIDIDFSHNHIGPVFVLRNAPHLYMYKRGILFSGDNNKGEALMDFLAYCDMKPEKIIFVDDKLHNLHKVEAVVEQQDIPFVGIRYCRLDEHVQNFDEQLADNELHAFHHI
- a CDS encoding YraN family protein, whose amino-acid sequence is MNKRTFGNKAEAFVAQHLKYQGFAIVERNYQKLYGEIDIIAQKDDIFAFVEVKLRRSSPVPIQASISRTKQKKIILVAREYIAKNRIIDKVCRFDAALVQIDQNEQMELMYIENAFGQ